In Hyla sarda isolate aHylSar1 chromosome 12, aHylSar1.hap1, whole genome shotgun sequence, a genomic segment contains:
- the LOC130296877 gene encoding keratin, type I cytoskeletal 47 kDa-like isoform X1, which translates to MAYQRASSASSYQVSSSSGGFGGSYGGNFGGGSGAAFSLSSAVGSGGGFGSGSGFGSGAGFGSSSGFGYGSGGGFASGGGFSSGGFGDGAASGSFNISEKQTMQNLNDRLASYLDKVRALEAANTELELKIREWYEKQVGVGVSGGAKDYSKYYDIINDLRSKILAATIDNSRIVLQIDNARLAADDFRLKYENELALRQSVEADINGLRRVLDELTLARGDLEIQLESLTEELAYLKKNHEEELQVAKSSAAGQVNVEMDAAPGVDLTKLLNDMRENYEVLAEKNRKDAEAWFNQKSGELKKEISVGVEQVQTSKTEISDLRRSLQSLEIELQSQLAMKKSLEDTLAETEGRFGAQLQQLQFTISGNEEQLIQIRSDTERQSQEYRELLDIKTRLELEIETYRRLLEGELGQFSQSSSSRSSSSTTQVSQVSSSQVSKSQTSSVDSKKDPTKTRKVKTIVEEVVNGKVVSSRVEEVEEKVN; encoded by the exons ATGGCCTATCAACGTGCAAGCTCTGCCTCATCCTATCAAGTTTCAAGCTCATCTGGTGGCTTTGGCGGCAGCTATGGAGGAAACTTTGGTGGTGGATCCGGTGCAGCATTCTCCTTGAGCTCTGCTGTTGGATCTGGTGGTGGCTTCGGTTCTGGTAGTGGCTTCGGTTCTGGTGCTGGCTTCGGTTCCAGTTCTGGCTTCGGCTATGGTTCTGGAGGTGGCTTTGCTTCAGGTGGAGGCTTCTCTTCTGGTGGCTTTGGTGATGGAGCAGCCTCTGGTTCTTTCAATATAAGCGAAAAGCAGACCATGCAAAATCTCAATGACCGTCTGGCTTCCTACTTGGATAAAGTGAGAGCACTAGAGGCTGCCAATACTGAGCTGGAACTGAAGATCCGTGAATGGTACGAAAAGCAAGTTGGTGTTGGAGTCAGTGGAGGTGCCAAAGACTATAGCAAGTACTATGACATCATCAACGACTTGAGAAGCAAG attttggctGCCACCATTGATAACTCCCGTATTGTCCTCCAAATTGACAATGCAAGACTGGCTGCTGATGACTTCAGACTGAA GTATGAGAATGAGCTGGCTCTTCGCCAGAGTGTGGAGGCTGACATCAATGGACTCCGTAGAGTCTTGGATGAGTTGACCCTGGCCAGAGGAGACCTGGAGATTCAGCTTGAGAGCCTGACTGAAGAACTGGCCTACCTGAAGAAGAACCATGAGGAG GAACTTCAAGTTGCAAAGAGCAGTGCTGCCGGCCAAGTCAATGTAGAAATGGATGCTGCTCCAGGTGTGGATCTCACTAAGCTTCTGAATGACATGAGAGAAAACTATGAAGTATTGGCTGAAAAGAATCGGAAGGATGCCGAGGCATGGTTCAACCAGAAG AGCGGTGAACTGAAGAAGGAGATTTCAGTCGGTGTGGAACAGGTGCAGACAAGCAAGACAGAAATTTCTGACCTCAGACGTAGCCTCCAAAGTTTGGAAATCGAACTCCAGTCACAATTGGCAATG AAAAAATCCCTTGAAGACACTCTGGCTGAAACCGAAGGGAGATTTGGAGCCCAGCTTCAACAGCTCCAGTTTACCATTAGCGGAAATGAGGAACAGTTGATCCAGATCCGCTCAGACACAGAGAGACAGAGCCAGGAATACCGAGAACTCCTCGATATCAAGACAAGACTGGAACTTGAAATTGAAACCTACCGCCGTCTGCTGGAAGGAGAACTAGG TCAATTCTCCCAGTCTTCATCAAGCAGATCTTCATCATCTACAACCCAAGTGTCCCAGGTTTCATCGAGCCAGGTTTCCAAATCACAAACATCTTCTGTGGACTCCAAGAAAG ACCCAACAAAAACCAGAAAGGTGAAGACCATTGTGGAAGAAGTCGTGAATGGGAAGGTTGTATCCTCCAGGGTGGAGGAGGTTGAAGAAAAGGTGAACTAA
- the LOC130296877 gene encoding keratin, type I cytoskeletal 47 kDa-like isoform X2 encodes MSKKKKILAATIDNSRIVLQIDNARLAADDFRLKYENELALRQSVEADINGLRRVLDELTLARGDLEIQLESLTEELAYLKKNHEEELQVAKSSAAGQVNVEMDAAPGVDLTKLLNDMRENYEVLAEKNRKDAEAWFNQKSGELKKEISVGVEQVQTSKTEISDLRRSLQSLEIELQSQLAMKKSLEDTLAETEGRFGAQLQQLQFTISGNEEQLIQIRSDTERQSQEYRELLDIKTRLELEIETYRRLLEGELGQFSQSSSSRSSSSTTQVSQVSSSQVSKSQTSSVDSKKDPTKTRKVKTIVEEVVNGKVVSSRVEEVEEKVN; translated from the exons attttggctGCCACCATTGATAACTCCCGTATTGTCCTCCAAATTGACAATGCAAGACTGGCTGCTGATGACTTCAGACTGAA GTATGAGAATGAGCTGGCTCTTCGCCAGAGTGTGGAGGCTGACATCAATGGACTCCGTAGAGTCTTGGATGAGTTGACCCTGGCCAGAGGAGACCTGGAGATTCAGCTTGAGAGCCTGACTGAAGAACTGGCCTACCTGAAGAAGAACCATGAGGAG GAACTTCAAGTTGCAAAGAGCAGTGCTGCCGGCCAAGTCAATGTAGAAATGGATGCTGCTCCAGGTGTGGATCTCACTAAGCTTCTGAATGACATGAGAGAAAACTATGAAGTATTGGCTGAAAAGAATCGGAAGGATGCCGAGGCATGGTTCAACCAGAAG AGCGGTGAACTGAAGAAGGAGATTTCAGTCGGTGTGGAACAGGTGCAGACAAGCAAGACAGAAATTTCTGACCTCAGACGTAGCCTCCAAAGTTTGGAAATCGAACTCCAGTCACAATTGGCAATG AAAAAATCCCTTGAAGACACTCTGGCTGAAACCGAAGGGAGATTTGGAGCCCAGCTTCAACAGCTCCAGTTTACCATTAGCGGAAATGAGGAACAGTTGATCCAGATCCGCTCAGACACAGAGAGACAGAGCCAGGAATACCGAGAACTCCTCGATATCAAGACAAGACTGGAACTTGAAATTGAAACCTACCGCCGTCTGCTGGAAGGAGAACTAGG TCAATTCTCCCAGTCTTCATCAAGCAGATCTTCATCATCTACAACCCAAGTGTCCCAGGTTTCATCGAGCCAGGTTTCCAAATCACAAACATCTTCTGTGGACTCCAAGAAAG ACCCAACAAAAACCAGAAAGGTGAAGACCATTGTGGAAGAAGTCGTGAATGGGAAGGTTGTATCCTCCAGGGTGGAGGAGGTTGAAGAAAAGGTGAACTAA